A portion of the Juglans microcarpa x Juglans regia isolate MS1-56 chromosome 1D, Jm3101_v1.0, whole genome shotgun sequence genome contains these proteins:
- the LOC121234965 gene encoding LOW QUALITY PROTEIN: 26S proteasome non-ATPase regulatory subunit 14 homolog (The sequence of the model RefSeq protein was modified relative to this genomic sequence to represent the inferred CDS: inserted 1 base in 1 codon) codes for MSGMERLQRMFAGAGGALGHPPPDSPXLDSSEQVYISSLALLKMLKHGRAGVPMEVMGLMLGEFVDEYTVRVVDVFAMPQSGTGVSVEAVDHVFQTNMLDMLKQTGRPEMVVGWYHSHPGFGCWLSGVDINTQQSFEALNQRAVAVVVDPIQSVKGKVVIDAFRLINPQTMMLGQEPRQTTSNLGHLNKPSIQALIHGLNRHYYSIAINYRKNELEEKMLLNLHKKKWTDGLTLKRFDTHSKTNEQTVQEMLNLAIKYNKAVQEEDELPPEKLAIANVGRQDAKKHLEEHVSNLMSSNIIQTLGTMLDTVVF; via the exons ATGTCCGGCATGGAGAGATTGCAGCGAATGTTCGCCGGTGCAGGCGGTGCTTTGGGGCACCCGCCGCCGGACTCTC CCCTCGATTCGTCCGAGCAGGTCTATATCTCTTCCCTCGCCCTCCTCAAAATGCTCAAGCACg GTAGAGCTGGTGTTCCCATGGAGGTGATGGGCTTGATGCTGGGAGAGTTTGTGGATGAGTACACTGTTCGTGTTGTGGATGTCTTTGCAATGCCACAGAGCGGTACTGGGGTTAGCGTTGAGGCCGTTGATCACGTCTTCCAGACTAACATGCTTGATATGCTTAAACAGACCGGACG GCCCGAGATGGTTGTTGGGTGGTACCATTCGCATCCTGGATTTGGATGTTGGCTCTCTGGAGTCGACATTAATACACAGCAG AGTTTTGAAGCTTTAAATCAACGAGCTGTGGCTGTGGTTGTGGATCCAATTCAGAGTGTGAAAGGGAAAGTAGTGATTGATGCATTTCGTCTGATTAACCCACAAACTATGATGCTTGGCCAAGAGCCACGGCAGACAACATCCAACCTTGGGCATCTTAACAAACCATCCATTCAA GCATTGATCCATGGGTTGAATCGGCATTATTACTCAATAGCAATTAATTACAGGAAGAACGAACTTGAGGAGAAGATGTTGCTTAACCTTCACAAGAAGAAATGGACTGATGGCTTAACACTTAAGCGATTTGACACCCATTCTAAAACTAACGAGCAGACTGTTCAG GAGATGCTAAACTTAGCTATTAAATACAACAAGGCAGTGCAGGAGGAAGATGAGCTGCCACCAGAAAAGCTTGCAATAGCAAATGTAGGAAGGCAGGATGCAAAGAAGCACCTTGAAGAACATGTCTCAAACTTGATGTCGTCAAATATAATTCAAACTCTGGGAACTATGCTTGATACAGTTGTGTTCTAG
- the LOC121250841 gene encoding major allergen Pru ar 1-like: MGVVSLTDEFTSPVPAGKLFKALILDADNLFPKLMPQAIKSIETVEGYGGPGTIKKLTFAEGTDIKYVKHRIDEVDEEKLTYSYTLIEGDDLLDKIKSVSYEIKFEATPDGGCKGTNVSKYHPKPGVQIDEDEVKAGKQKAMAVYKAVEAYLLANPEAYA, translated from the exons ATGGGTGTTGTATCTCTAACTGATGAGTTCACTAGCCCCGTCCCGGCAGGAAAGCTGTTCAAGGCCTTGATCCTTGATGCTGACAACCTCTTCCCCAAGCTCATGCCCCAGGCCATCAAGAGTATCGAGACAGTTGAAGGCTATGGAGGGCCTGGAACCATTAAGAAGCTGACCTTTGCAGAAG GTACAGACATCAAGTACGTGAAGCATAGGATCGATGAAGTAGATGAAGAgaaattaacatatagttacaCGTTGATTGAGGGTGATGATTTGCTGGACAAGATCAAATCAGTTTCTTATGAGATTAAGTTTGAGGCCACTCCTGATGGGGGATGCAAAGGTACAAATGTCAGCAAGTATCATCCAAAACCAGGGGTCCAGATCGATGAAGATGAAGTGAAGGCAGGCAAACAAAAGGCCATGGCTGTTTACAAGGCTGTGGAAGCATATCTCTTGGCCAATCCTGAAGCCTATGCTTAA